In one Paraburkholderia megapolitana genomic region, the following are encoded:
- a CDS encoding AraC family transcriptional regulator → MPRALPPDLHTGPEHGRSLARHYPRGTRIDAHQHDWAQVLYAVAGVMWVEIGREALIVPPQRAVWLPPGTDHAISMMSSVDMRNVYLHKRYVQHLSRRPDVFEVNGLLRELITTLAEREAERDEKYLQTAYRLAAMELAHARRHVQRIPLPGTSDRRLAMLCDAVVANPSLDIGFDEHAASVGASSRTLSRLFQRELGMGFAEWRRQVQLAVAISWLAEGQAVSSVARALGYLPSSFSDMFRRELGAPPTGFHPHQTLDASSEDVTSSDAA, encoded by the coding sequence ATGCCCAGAGCGCTTCCACCCGATCTGCACACCGGCCCCGAACACGGTCGCTCGCTTGCGCGGCACTACCCGCGCGGCACGCGCATCGATGCACATCAGCACGACTGGGCGCAGGTGCTGTATGCGGTTGCCGGCGTGATGTGGGTGGAGATCGGCAGGGAGGCGCTCATCGTGCCGCCGCAACGCGCAGTCTGGTTGCCGCCCGGCACCGACCACGCCATCTCGATGATGAGCAGCGTCGACATGCGCAACGTCTATTTGCACAAGCGTTACGTGCAGCATCTGAGCCGGCGGCCCGATGTGTTCGAAGTGAACGGCCTGCTGCGCGAACTGATCACGACGCTCGCCGAGCGTGAAGCCGAACGCGACGAAAAATATCTGCAGACGGCCTATCGGCTCGCCGCGATGGAACTTGCACATGCACGCCGTCACGTGCAGCGTATTCCGCTGCCGGGCACTTCCGACCGAAGGCTCGCGATGCTGTGCGATGCAGTCGTCGCGAACCCGTCGCTCGATATCGGATTCGACGAACACGCGGCTTCGGTCGGGGCGAGTTCGCGCACGTTGTCGCGGCTGTTTCAGCGCGAACTCGGGATGGGCTTCGCCGAATGGCGCCGCCAGGTACAGCTTGCCGTAGCGATCTCGTGGCTTGCCGAAGGCCAGGCGGTTAGCAGCGTCGCGCGTGCGCTCGGCTATCTGCCAAGCAGTTTCAGCGACATGTTCCGCCGCGAACTCGGCGCACCGCCAACCGGCTTTCACCCGCATCAGACACTCGATGCATCGAGCGAAGACGTCACTTCAAGCGATGCCGCTTAG